TGCCCACATGAGGCAGTATTTATAGGGTGAGAGGGGACCTGcaattgcatatatatatatatatatatatatatattatacacgCGCCTGCACATTATCATATATATTTTACATCTTCTGGTTGCCAGACTTCCAATGATGAATTTGCACTGTGGCTTGGAAAAATCAAGTTCTTGGTGCAATATTGGTtgtattattgttattgttattagtattattattattgtgtgGTACAAGGGTGAACTAGAATATGCAGTACAAATTTTTCTCCATCTCTTGCGTGGAGGTACCAAATTAAGTTGTTTACTTGACCAATTAAATACAAAAGCGtattttctcttcaaaaattGATTATTTATCATTAATCCTCCCTCTcctaaaaatattatatattttttaacaacattgaattaattatttttttaacaacattgaattatttatttattaaactttGCGACAGCGGTACTTGTGTATATGTTTGGGAATATTGACAATGATACCGAAGTTCTTATTATTTTTGTAGCTCAATATACAAAACATAGAATAGAAGACATTATTCAAAGGACACATTTTTCGAATAATGGACGCAATTATCATTGAAGAGCAGAAATCAAGGACACATCTTTCAAAGAAATAAATGTGCAGATAATAGCTCAAATAATGGACCCAATTATCATTGGAAAGCAGAAATCAAGGACACgttttttaaagaaataaatgtgaacaaaaaaaaaaaaaagaggagttcCCACCCAACACTGTATAGTAGAGTagcatatttttcactatgtTTATTCATCAATAGACATATTGAGCCAAGGaataaatatttgaatttgtGGCATCTACTGCACTGTACTTGACATGGATACCCCCTTTAAGACAAAAATATATGTTGGGTCCTTTAATTTTGAGATaaaaatatatgtttttttAACATATTATCTAACAATTTGGAGTATAATTTAAAGCTTGCCTTTTACCAATATTTGAAAAGCACAAAAGTTGGACTCAGCTCGAGAATTCAGTAACTTTAGCTGATTTAGAAACTTTCTCAACTTTTTATTTAGtcaaaaaagggggaaaaaggtATAGACTTATAAACCTATCCACTTGTATTGATTATCTTAGAATTCTCAAGTAGcaagaattaaaaaataattgtatTCATATCAGTGTTGTAACTCAGGAGTTTTCCCGATGACTTTTCAATTGCTTATTATATGGTACTTATTATTAatcccaaaaattaaatttgaaagcTCTTTACTTAAAAGTTGTCATGTTTTGAGTTTTTAGTTAACTTTTTCTATTCAGCCGACCTTTTATGCTACGCCTCCTAATATTGCCTTGGCCATCTAATTGGACCAAACTAACTAAGATATTAAGCATATGTATCTATACAAAGTTGAAAGATTAAGATAAGTACATCAATCAAAACATagaaaaaaaagggacaaaAACTTGAGGTATTTGTTTTATTGTTTAGCTAAATGCTTGCTATTAGTTCATATGGCCTCATTAAAATTGTAATTTACATTTCACAACAGGGTTAAAATGCCCGTATTGTGTTCAGAAAGCATCTTCACAAACCAACCTCTATATGCTCCAATTTATTGAGAATTTTCGTTGGGCAAAGTGCTTCATTAGTGACTGAACTTTCAcacatgtcatattttggtcactaaacttgtttttttttttttgtctcaaaCTAATCACTCAAAATTCCTAGTTTCTTCTCTCTCCCCATTTAACATGTTTGGTAAAAGTGGACCACGtgcaaattttcaaaagtgaTCCACAccgttttatttttatttttttctgtcAATCTGCAGTTTTTACACTACTCCTATTCTTACACGGACCTATATAAGAGAGGGTCCAATTGAATTAAGGGAAACCGATGGGGAATGAATCACCATTTTCGAACCAAATGGGTGCACTGCTCCTGCTCCTCACCTGTTTCTCGATCTTCTTTATACACTCTCTCTTTCAATCTTGTCCAGTCTCTCTCAAGATATTTAAGATAGCAGATATGATATGAAAAAGAGCTCCTTCTATTCACAAAAACATTGCATTTGTACAATTTTAGTTGTTTTCCCAATGCAAAATCAGATTATCAAAATAATCTGAAAACAATTGCAAAGCCAAGAGATAACTCTTAAATCATTTTCAAGCACAGATTCTGGACCATCGTGTAGACCACTGTTGAACCACTGATCTTAGCTCAATGGCCACCACCAAAGTTGGTGGAGTGGGAGGTCAGGGGATCAAATCCTACCTCCCGCCATTGGCCACAACATGTGGCAAGCCACTTCATGTGGCTTCCAGACGAGTGCGTAGTGCACTCATTTGGGCCGATAGGTGGTTCAGTCCCTTCCGATTTTTCCTTGACCTCTTCAGGTTCTCCCCTCCCCATAGCATAGAATAATTGTAGGTCTATCATATCGAAAAAAAAAGTGTAGACCATTGTTGGCCTGCTCATTGATTTGGTTGCAGAGAAAGTTAAATCTTTTGGAGAGATTGGGCTAGATGATTTAGAAAACTTTTTTGGGCCCCAAAAATCTGTTATATTTGAACCAGATTCAATATTGCAATATTTTAGGGAGATTTTCCCTGCTACAGAATATGGGTTAAAGCGACCATGGGGACCCCTAGATAGGCCCCGCTCCATTTGATTTAActattttttggaatatttttgaaatattttactataacattgtatatgaaaaaattttactgtagatgttttttatgatatttttggaggaatttttaaaatatattttgagatacattttaaaattaaaatatttttagaatactttttaaaaattaatattaccACCCATAATCACCAACACCACCCCCTCCCTCATTCTTTCTCCTCTCCCTCCCTCTTCCTTTTCCTCTTCCTCCTTCCTTCCTCTTTCCTAACACCCTCGATCAGGTCGCGGCCAGATCGCATTGGAGGGTGGCGGGGAAGAGGCGCAAAGGAGGAAAAGGGAGGGGGAAGAGAAAGAGGGAGGGAGGGGATGGTAGCAGTGGTAGGTAGAATTGAGAGAGGGGGGTGGTGGCGATAGTAGATGGTGGGTGGGGGTGGTGGCGGTGGTGATGGGTGATGGTGATTGGTAGAAAATGttgtagaatttatttattttttaaattttttatgtatagttgtgagttgtttttgatgtattttatgtatgaaatgtttttttagttgttttgtttgtatatttttgtaatattgtatttaaaaaacttgtttttgaaaaataaactaatccaaacggattaaatatttttttggtccaaaacagagcCCATTATTTATACGTGTCAGATAAGGATAGGCCTCACTGACACGGGACTGTCTTTGTGAATTGATGAGCTTTCATTTCCTTCACTTTGGATGTGTCGTTGGGCTGCATTCAAGAGCGAACCAAATTGGACTCGATTTAGCATTGGTGGATAAGCTTCaattattgttatttgactTTTCAGCCCCTAGGCCTTGCACAGATGTAATCCAATTACAACATTAttctcattattattatttgaactTATATTTATTACTACTATTTTGAATTACCATTTGAAGTTAAATTTGACAGATCTATGTGACAGGTTTACTGGGacttattaaaaattatagaaTTCTATCTGTCTTTTCAAAAGTTCATACTTTTTTGCTCATATTACTATTTTCATTAGCATTTGACTGTATCTTTTTtcacatctctctctctctgtaagTGAGAGATGTTGAATTTAAGATCTTCTACTTACAATTCCTCCCACTTTAATGTGATTTTGATATTTTCAAAGGTctcaagaaaagtgaaaaaaaatttcatccttaTATTTCATTCCTAAGTTTCAGTCCAAGATTGTTACAATCCTAGATATAGTCCTAGGTTTCAGTCCAAGATTGTTACAAGTCCTTGTACCAGGATTATTTCAATACAGTCCTAGGTTTCAGATTGTTACAAGATTGTTACATGTCCTAGGTTTCAGTCCAAGATCAAAGTAACAACCTACTTACAATCCCTCCCACTTTCCATCTGTATTTCAGTCCTGGTATCTTGGACTGTATTTCAGTCCTGGTATAATGTGATTTTTGGTATTTCATCCTTGTATTTTCCActtttttggtgtgattttgatATTTTCCACTTTCAGGATGGAAAGAAATTTGTTTTTTGAGGTTTCAAACCCTCCATATACTTGCTTGAGTTGGAGCTAATCAATTTATTTGAGCTGATAATGCTTGACTTTATTCAATacagataaaaactcaaattttgATCATGCAAACTCATGAATAGTTTGAATGGCTTTCATTTATCTATAGCCCTACTTGCTACTAGTGCACCTAAATTTAAAGACATTAATATGATGTGAAAACTATATCGACAACGAGTCACTTCGATAAAAGTTTCTCCAAACGCAATGCTGTCACCTTCAAGCGGAAAGAACAGACATGTGCATCATTAAATTTGGCAAAATGACAAATCGTATGTTGAATGGGGTCAATATTGAGATTTTAATGTAAAACGTTTAAGATGTTCCCTTTGCGACATGGAAAATGGCACTTTCTTTTTCGGACATAAATTGACTCACTTGATAAGGATAAAACTATTTTATCACAAAAAATCATATGTTCGAATCCCTTTTTTATAGATGTGAGAATTGAATTGGTGAGCAATCTGTAAGAATCTTTATAAAAAAAACTTATGATTTCAAGAGCACGTTGTGACTTGCTACAATAATCAAAATCGAATCCACTTAAGCTTTTGAAAAACAAGGAGGAACCAGTGAGTCTTCATATAGATAATTTAATCATTTATAActttttttccttgtgttgGTTTATCTTTGGTAATGGAAATGCCATCTACAATCCAAATTCTCAACCAAATGAAAATTTGGTATTTAGGTGTATGAATAGCGATAGATATATAATAGAAGAATATGGAGTATAATTTTCAAGGCTACAAGTTACCATATAGAGGACGGGTGCCATAGAGACAATTCTTGACCAAAGAATTTGGTTAAATGTCATATTGTTTGAGGCTATTTTTTGAAGACTCTTTTCTACACAGGTTGAGAGTCAATCCATCAACTTTTACAAGCCACTGTAAACAGATATGAAGATTGAATGGTTTTGATTTCCAGTTTATAACTGTTGAAGCACATGGAGTAGATTTAAATGCCAAGAGGCTATATATCCATTTGTAGCAAGAGCAACGACTATTGACATTAGCCCATTGCTAAAGCAACTTTGCTAAAATCCCCATTGAAGGCGATGCCCTTAATGTTATACAATCCCTCAAACAGCAGATTCATTTCAGAAGAAATAGTAACAAAATGAGACGAGAGGTAGGAATGAAAATGGTAAATGCAGTGATTTACACCTAAGATTTACTAGGAATCCAGAGATTTGCTAGCAGTAATTTCCCTTTTCTAGGTGGCTGGTGAATCGAGAAAAATCCACAAGACTAGTAGAAACAATTTATCATTGAATCATGATATAAATTGGATAACATTCgtagtttttttttccctatatTTTCAGGATCATTAAAGAAAAGGAACAGAACCCAATATTCAATTTGAATTGCAAGTAATTATCAAGTATTCAATTTCAATTGCAAATGATTTTAAGCCAGTattgaatttgatttaaaatttgTTCTTCATAGTTACACGTGGCTTAAtacctatcctttcttttcgttCATCATTTTTGGTTTCTAATGTTATTTCCCCAACGAAATTAGTTTACATATGCATTCATCAATTcccaaaataccaaaaaaaccaaattaaaaaaaaaaaacgaaaaaacaaAACACCATAACCGGTATACATTATTtagaatcttaaaaaaaaaaaccaagaaattcttatCCTAAAAAGCAAGAAATCGGTAAAAGTAAACCCGTTttctttaattaaaaaaaaaaacttttaaagGCATATTGTTTATTTGCATATTAACAAAGAGATGGGGGGAAAAGCGTTTTAGCAATGTAGCGACTTGTTCGAGGCCGTAATCAAAACGGGAACCGAATATCTGAAAGGCACGGAGAATCGCTGTAACGATTTCTATCGCCAACCTTCAATGCAAGAGAATCGTCATCGTAAAAATTGACGCCCTTGCTCTGCAAATTGGCTTAAAATCttttttccccaatttctcCCACAACAAAATTAATTTAAGgaaataaagagaaaaagagaaacaaagaaCAAATTAGtttgagaaagaaagaaagaaaaaaaaatgaaggaaaatagagCAACAAGAAAGCGGCTGAACGGATGAAGCTTGGAAGAAGAAGACCTGGAAATCAGAAATGCGATTTGAGCTTAATTTATAGGAAAAACAAACTGATTGAAATCAAACCCTAGCCCAGTGTGGACAGACAAAAATAGCCCTATACTGGAGAAGGTGGGCTGCTGGGGTGGAGAAGGTCCATTACATTCATTTTGTGGCCCAAAAGTTAGGGTTAAGCTTGCTGGTTGCCATTTTAAATTATGGGCCTTTAGAGTCTAGTACAAATTTCTTTGATTGGTTGGGCTTGAGAGCTGGTGGTGCAATTGCGGATTTGAATTAATGGGATTTTTActtagaaaaaagaaatgctTTTGTGTCTCCACTCTCCAGTTAGCTCTTTGTTACTATCATAACCCCCATAATTTTTAGGATATGACCAGCAAAAAGGAGCATAAGAGGGGTTGGAAAGATCATCATCAACGGTTAATGGCTAAGATTGGCTTaaaagttgtttttgaaaaacggttttgctgcaaaaaaaaaaagtgactaCTTTTCTATATTTAGTGGTTAATGTAATAGGCGTGACATTGGATAACGGAAGGCGCGGGACAAAAAAGAAAGTATTTGTAACAATTGTAGATAAATAATAaggattaagtttttattcaCTATCAGTGTAGTGAAATTTTTACGCTAACAGGTGTACATGTATGCCACTTATACAAAAaagtaaatttcaaatttgaaattagaTTACGCGACGTGTATCTATACTAGCTCATGTATACATTGACTGTGCATACAAAATTATTGAAATATTAATCGTGCACAATATTTGCTTTagaaacccttttttttttttttgtctttggagttgttggggggggggggtggtggatttttttttttaaaaaaaaactctccaTTGAAATATATGCGGCTAAATTTTTAAGTTGTAAAGTATGTGTTGACATCTTTCACCCAAAATAACTCAATACACTGCTCCTTTCATTGTCGTCTTAAATTTTTGATACAATTTCTTATGTGAATTATGTCATACCGgatgatatattttttttagggAATATATCGCAAGGTATGATGCATTTGATATGTATAACAtgcttcaaaaattaaattggCGTAAGTGGAAACTGAAAGAACACGATGTGTAATAGAATATTAGCGATTAAAAATACGACATGTAAAAACTTGTGTTTGTGCTAGTTTCATGCACTATTTCTACTTCTACTCTAACCTAACCTATTTAGGGGAGAATCCAACTAGATCAAAAGGAGTTAAAAGGAGTGGTTCCAACGTTTAAACCAAAGGGATACACTATTTCACACCCCTTTGAGATATAAATGGACTCATAAAAAAGCTAGGTTGAGAGGTGAACCATGGTATTTTTAGGGGTTGCATTCATGTCTAGTTCGCCTAAGTGTGTCCAAGATTCGTGACTTGCATTCCATGGTTTTTATTCATATAAAGAACTTGCTTAAAATCATATGATTGCTTCAAAGCCCTCCGGGAGCCCTCCGGGACTTGGTCTGGTGGTTGAGGTTGCTGAAGATGGAGCCTTAGGTCCCTAGTTCGAATCTTGCTGCCAGCAAGTTGTGGAGGGTAGAGGGGAATACTCTACTGGGTCTACTCCTTACGGGTCAcccctaaaaaaaataaaaatatgattgcTTCAAAGTTGGAAAATTGGAAACAACTTTGCAGTGATCGTAATCATGCCTTTTAATGTGATCAAATTCAGTAACTCAGTTTCTGATTCAACAGCTGAAATGACCTAAACTTCATAGTCACACCCTGTTAGTATAAATAATCGCCCCAAATtaaaccaaataaatcacaacctAAAAGCCAATACAAATAAATTAACATGCCTAAGCTTGCTTTCTTGCCTATCCTTTTGTTCCCAGTCTCAAGTAAGCCTTACCTCTTCATCAtgtcaaaattgcaaaatttcTAGCATTGCTTAGAGTCTCCTacctctgtgtgtgtgtgtgtgtgtgtgtgtgtgtgtgtgtgtgtgtgtgtatatatatatatatatatatatatatattttgcgcAGTTTACCAATTTCCAGAGGGAATAGGGGCAGGAGAAACGCTGCAGCCAAGTACATTAGCCTCCAGGAAACTGCTTAAAAGTAGGAAGAATTTAACCAAAAGCATTTGCATGATCACAAATTATAACTTTTGTCCTGAAAAATTAGTTGGTCCCAATCCAAGAGGTGATGGAGCTCTTCCTTGCGGTAGCTCCTGTGTTCATAACCCTAGAGATTGTAAGGGTGATTGTGCATGTATTTTTCCTATTTACGTCTGTCTGGGAAAATGTTGTGGTGATTCTTTAGCTTCTCTCTGATGAAATCAGAAGCTCAACTCATCATGCTAATGCTTCACAGTTATTACTAGCGTACCTTGGAAAGGCTTtacatacatacacatatattGGTGTAGATTCAATATGAGATATATGAGATATAACTATATTGATAAAAAATGGGTAGCAGTTCGACTACTAAATCCCGTACACACTAACAGATTGTGGCACAAGATATCCAGCAAAACCATATCCTTTTTAATGGTACTCATAAAAGGATCCTGATGGCAGAATGGAGAGAATAGTCAGCCTGCACAAAACTCTGAAATATCTCTAAAAATTCTCAACTACATTAACCAGAAGTAATCGTCTTGAATATTGTAATCAACATATTGTTAGCTTAGTCTAGCTGCCAACAATTGCTTGTTAGTTCATTGGCTTGAATCAGGAATGCTATAATGAGTTTGTCATCAAACTCAAGAACTCTGCATTCTCTCTTTGAAATAAGTAAAAGGAACCCAATAGAGCATACATATTGCAGCATGAAAAAGCCATTTAAGCTAGATACATCAAAACACACACGAAAAAGGGACATGTTGGAAGTAAATTATGTTAGTCATACAAGTtgtaaatcaaaagaaaagcatGAAGtgcatcaaaaaattcattaatAGCTTTATGACAATAAGGGAAAACATGAAAGGCAAGATATGAAAAAAGACAGAAGAATGCTGGACAGAGATTCAGACAGTAACGGTGGATAATTATGATTTCGTGAATAAACTTAGCTTGATGCTAATAAACTGTGAATAAGATTTTTAACAACTGTACAATCACAGGTGATCTACAAATAAATTTAGTAAATATCAATATTTGGTTTCCAAGTTCGAACAAATGCATTTGCTTAGAGTTTCttgaaatcaagaattaagcATGCACCTCAACTTGCTTCTGCCCTTGTTTAGGGATTACGGATCCAAGTTCATCTTGTAGATTAGCACCCAAAGTCTCATTCTTTCTCTGATACAAAGGATTTGACGTCAAGATCGTGATCTGAGAATTTTCATTAATCTGCAATACCTCAGCCAATCCATTGCCGCATCCCTTTGACATACCCACATCTATCCTGATCGCTCTGTTACTACAAGCTCCATTAATGCCACCTTGCTGAATAGTATGCCCCATAATCATCCTCTTCGCCCCAGGAATTGTGTTCAGAACATATTCAAGAGTTGAACAATCACAATGTTTCCCCACCTTATGGGAGTACTTCCTTGTCCAAACAATGGAATCCTTGCCCTTAACTAACTCCCTAGCAACATTGTCCCTCACCCCAAGAATCCAATCCCTCACATGCTCATTCACCTTCTCCAACCCATACTCTACATGATTAGGCAAAAGCCCTCCATGTGCAAAAACAGAATCGCCTACCACTACAATTGTCTGGTTTCTTGACAAAAACCTCTCCGCAATTGGTCCCTCTGGCCTTAATGCAGCTATACGTGCTCTAATACCACGCAGAAGCTCCGGCTTAACATGAGAAAACTCATGAGGGATTCCGTCAAAAGGGTCCTCTGTGGGGCCACCAAACCCCTCACACAACTTCTTCATGTCATTCCCGACACAGTACCACATAGCCCAATCCTTGAACTCTTCCAAACCCTCTTTAGTTGCAAAACGGAAATCCCCATCAATGTTCATAATTTCGTGATTCCCATTCATAGTAATAATGGTTCCCCCATCCTTGACTGCTTCTCTTCTCAGTTTCTCAAACAAGTACATTATCTTCAGTTCATCACCACCACGATCCAAGATGTCACCAACTTGTACCACAGTGCTGGAGCCACCACACCAGCGATCCTCACCATTAACAAGGCCTGCAAGGCGGAGAGCTTGCTTGGCCTTTGAAAGGTCACCATGGAGATCGCCAATGGCTATGAGCCGAGTAGGAGCCGGGAAGATGGTTTGCAATGTGGTTGAAACTTTGGGGTCAACACTATTGGAATTAAAATCAGGATTGCTTTTGGGGTCAACACTATTGGAATTAAAATAAGGATTGCTTTTTGGTTCTGGATTCAGGCCCTGAGGTAACAGGAAGAGCCCACCGCTCACAGAAAAGTCAACGAAAGTGTCCACGAAAGAGGAGAGCAGAAAAGGGAGGTTTTGGCATGTGATATTGCTTGGGGATGTTTCTAGTTGCTTCATCTCCACCATGTTGGATAAGTTGTGTAAGTCGTAGTACACAACTTAATGGATTTGGAAGTAGGGGCCAGTGTTGCTCTTGGCTACTTTATACGTTTCTCAATTCTAATCAACCTTCCTTTTCAAATATAAATTGATCAAGCATGCCTGAAGAAATTCCTAAGCCTACTCACAGTTACATTACCTCGTAACTTCATCCCTGCTTaaacaaattttcaagaaatgaTATCGTAATCAAAACAAACTGGCTGAGGCCTTACAGTAATTTACATTACAAGCATGAGAATTTATAGATGTGTAAGACATATTTCGTGAATAAAACAAAACCAGTTATTAGGCACAACTTAAAACATGCTTCAATGGTTAATGATTGTTGTCATTTGCCTTAAAACATGAGTTCAATTCCCACCTATCCCATTCTACCTTCACACATCCCTCTTCAGTTACTGCAACCAACTTCTCAGACAGCGTTCTCCAAAACTTCTCAGAAGGCACACTAGTTACTCACCATTCATTTCCACTTCTATTAATAGCCGTAGCATGGCATTTTCCATACTGTATTCTCCATTGTTGAAATCAGCAATATCACATATTCTGACGCAATTACTCTGCGAAAATTTGTTATTGGCACTCCCATACACATTGAAAACACTCTCCCTAGACTTTTTAACCACGTGAATCAGACAATAAAACCCCTATGCTTCATTGCATTAACACACTTCCTCGTTGTAAACTTGTAATTAAACTCAATAACACCGgcacttttttcttctttcctttttaccTGAATAGAACACTAATCTCAAACCTTTCCACTTCATTAATCAAATTCACTTATCTCTCTAATAATTCCCATGATGGCTTAAAATTGACTCATGACATCATATACTATAATCAAAAACAAAATGGATCTAAATCACAAAAGGATTAAAAGATTATTAAGCCCAATTAAACGCAA
This Coffea arabica cultivar ET-39 chromosome 3e, Coffea Arabica ET-39 HiFi, whole genome shotgun sequence DNA region includes the following protein-coding sequences:
- the LOC113736894 gene encoding shewanella-like protein phosphatase 2, with amino-acid sequence MVEMKQLETSPSNITCQNLPFLLSSFVDTFVDFSVSGGLFLLPQGLNPEPKSNPYFNSNSVDPKSNPDFNSNSVDPKVSTTLQTIFPAPTRLIAIGDLHGDLSKAKQALRLAGLVNGEDRWCGGSSTVVQVGDILDRGGDELKIMYLFEKLRREAVKDGGTIITMNGNHEIMNIDGDFRFATKEGLEEFKDWAMWYCVGNDMKKLCEGFGGPTEDPFDGIPHEFSHVKPELLRGIRARIAALRPEGPIAERFLSRNQTIVVVGDSVFAHGGLLPNHVEYGLEKVNEHVRDWILGVRDNVARELVKGKDSIVWTRKYSHKVGKHCDCSTLEYVLNTIPGAKRMIMGHTIQQGGINGACSNRAIRIDVGMSKGCGNGLAEVLQINENSQITILTSNPLYQRKNETLGANLQDELGSVIPKQGQKQVEVHA